cttcatgagcacaatataaactaaaatattgatGCTCCttaaactagattttgacacggGTCTCTCTACAACACAAAAATGCAGGATTCACTTTAGTGGATATCATATTTTAGTGGTGCAAATATAATGTATAAAGtggcattaaatggaaatactcaagtaaaacaCAAGAACCTCGaaactgtactgaagtacagtacttaaaggataaggctggcttcattctatatttttcttaatgcCAATAAATCcgattaaaagaccaaaaccaacaacatctTAAGTGTGTCTTTCAATATTTTACAACTTCCCCAGCCTGTCTgattcctgctgaagacgtaaatcttcaAAAATTTCTCACAGATTTATAGTTTCACTACAGTactgtaatttcctaaaacagctgcgtATTGTTTAGCAAACGTTAACGGTAAATAGATTTAATAGGGGCTATTTTCACATGTAGATTTGGTTCTTTAGCgggtatttacagcagcaggacagtgtatgtgagATGGACTCAAAATCAACAACAGTGGCCATGTTCACtgtaataaaggaacatgtcacccaatACAACATAATGGTtcattgatgtatttttaatagtttctggacaacaatgaagctctgtggcacagagggaAGCTACATCAGGTTTTCTGCTGACACAGACAATAttacaaaatgacacaaaaactacagaatatcaccagccttgtCCTTTAAGTACTTTCCCTGGTATCAAACCACTTTTTTTACCAGCCACTACATGCCAAGCAGCTTGACGACCTTTAGTTCTGTTGacatattgttatttttgtggTGCATTTTGTGCGTCATAAACgtttaaaatgaaatttcttcaaatttctacaagaaaaaaatgatttggtTGTCATTTGTCTTTATAGATGCATTAATAACCTACCTACCACCTACATTTAATAGCATTTAAGATTTAAACTCCACCTGAGGAGCAAATCTAACTGGTGCAAACAAGCTGAAAGCACGGTGAGAGCAGTAACGTTGGGCTGGAGAGTGAAACCACAAAAGCATCCCTATGCATCCTGTTATTGTGCTGACATTTAATAGTTACATGGGAATTAAAAGAGGACATTACACTATTGCTGACATGCACTGGGGGGATCCAGGGAATTTCTTGGAGAACAACTGGTCTTTGCTAAAACTTAAGCAGTTTCTCTCACAACTCACCTGTTTACCTGCCTTTGAAATCAGCACAGGAGGACACAGACTGGAGTTTTGACAGATGCCCGCCGCAGCAGAGGAATCAGCCCTAACGAAGGCGGggttaaagaaaaaacaaggaaTTTCCTGGTGAGCTACGACAACACAGGAAGGTAAAGTTTGCTCCGTTGAAATGTACGTTAAAGTTTTAAACCTCGATGGGCGAGGTTAATTTATCACAATTAAACAGAAGCTTTTAACCTTCAGCCTAACTGGTAGTCTGCAACCGTAACTTTGAACTTCGTTAGCACGTTAACCTGTAGGTAGCAGCTCAACTGTTAGCTAGCTGGCGATCGTTGTTATCTAACGTCAACTGTCAAGCTCAAGATAAAAGATATCGGCATTGTGTGAACAGTTGCTGTCATGTTCTCATTGAATATTTCGCAATTGAACGTTATTGCTACTTtatcatagtttttttttttttatagctccGGCTAGTGTCTGAATGTTGGGGCTAGTTATGCAACGTTAGCTAAGTGATGTAAGTTAGGGGAGTCCTGTGAGAGGAAGCGCATGTTTAGTCACCCAGAACAATTCAGTCGGGCGGAGTCTATTCTTCAGTGTTGTTATAAAGATgcgattttttcccccttccgATTAATCGTTTACAACAGTGGTTCTCAAAgtgccccccctccccccccagGGGTCCTTGACGGGGATCCAcagcaaaaagaggaaaatcgtttattttcactgtaattTCACAAAATTCAATGACATAATGTATGACTAGTATGGTCATGGgtttcatacattttttgtaaaaaaaaacccatcaaaaAGCAAAAATCCTATCAGATGGTACCTGAAAATTTTGAGAACCACCGGTTTACACTGTTAAAAGGTCCCAGAGCgcaaagtgatgtcttcaaattgcttgttttgtttgaccaactgCAATTTTACCACATGTCTAAGGTTTTCAAACTCCCAGATTCAGCCTGCTTGCTAATATCGTGTTTGAGAAGTTGGATATCTTGAGTCACAGGGGATTAAAAGGTCTGTGGGTGCCTCTTGAATAAACAGACCCTTGTTTTCAGCATCCTGAACTCTtatgttttgtctctctctgtgttcaaGATGAATGTGGGCGTAGCTCACAGCGAGGTGAACCCCAACACGAGGGTGATGAACAGCAGAGGAATATGGCTCACCTACCTGCTGCTGACCGTCGTGTTGCACATCGTCCTGCTCAGCATTCCTTTCTTCACTGTGCCGCTCGTCTGGACCCTTACAAATGTCATCCATAACCTGGTCAGTTCAAATTATGTTCAAACCCAAGCAACTGGACTAAACAGAAACTGCCACAGCTAGTGAAGTGCATTTTTTCTCACAACTCCAGCAATTAGAGTTGTCAGGTTTTTGATTTGTATGAAATATATAGCAATTATATAGCATTTATTACATATATGAAACATATAGCATTTATTTTTAGGGGTGGGCAATACAATATTTACCATGCAACCATACCAACAGAGATTTTGCCATACTGTGGTATTTATCCTCTATAATATCTCTGGGTGTATTAGACCATTGTGTGCAATGTTAAAAAGCAATGAGCAGGACTGCCatatgttaaaggaatagttcaacattttgggaaatatgcttattcgctgtTTTCCAAGAGTTGGATGACAAGATACACTTTCACATCTGTCTGTTCAATATAAAGTTACATCAAAAGTAACaccatgatttttttgtttttggctatcctgccttcatcagggtggcGTCTGAGGCTGTTTCCAGTTTCCTCAGACATCTAACTGATGTGGTGTGATGCAGcgtgttttaattttgatggtTCTCAAAGTAAGAAATTGAAATATGAAGCCACAGGCAGAAgatgcttagcttagcttagcttagcttagcacaatgaCAGGAAACGGCTAGCCTTGATCTGTTCAAagaaatccgcctaccagcacctctaaagcatgttaattaacacattatatcttatttgtttaatctgtacaagacccgaagtgtaaaaacaataagtTGCGGTTTTACGTACAGGAGCAGCAACTTCCTGGAGTACTTTAGTTTAAGAGGGgctggtaggctgattttttatttatttatttttttacctatGGACAAAGCCAGGCGAACCGTCTCCTGAGTCCAGCgccatatttaatggacagatatgacagtggtattgatcttctcaactttcagcaagaaagcaaactggcatatttcccaaatgtcaaactattcctttaatttcaaatttttatatgatttttacATCAATGTGATTTGTCAGGTAACtgcggttagttattggtttacagtctaataatgcgtgtttgtattgattactaaTGGTGGCTGATCAGgttaattatcagctaattaactactttcctaattaaacatgatgtgcttgatggtgttattAATGACTCCcgatgaaacttgaaagctcagcattctcgttgccctttagcttccctttttataagtcacattaacatttatcacccatttattaatttattcaccTCTGTATGACTAGACAGCATTTTGTGGAAAAGTCAAACATTCAGTGTACAGTTTTAATAAAGTCCGTCAGACTCCTGATTGTTGATTGTatactgttttgtcttcatgCAATGTAATTATCACTTATTATTATTGCACCAGTTGTTTTGGTGCCCTACATTTTGGCCGTGATGTCccaataaatttgtatttattaaaggCCAAAGTGGCCTTGCactaaaaatgacttaattccaGGCCTGTGCTCTGTTCTTTGGTTTAATCGTCAAAATTTGAAAACTATTTGAATTGCTGTATTGCAATAGCTGCGTCTATAAATGATTATGTGGCAGAGTTTGGTAAATATGCTTCTCCTCAAGACAGCTAATGATCCAGCTGTACACCTGAAACTTCAGGGGATTActtcttttaaaaaagtataaacTGGAGGGAAACTTATCTGTCTTTGTGGCTAATAGTAGTTGTGTATCTCTTCTTTGTCCTCTGCAGGTGATGTACCTGTTTCTACACACAGTGAAGGGCACTCCCTTTGAGACACCAGACCAAGGCAAAGCTCGTCTGCTCACACACTGGGAACAGATGGACTACGGTGTCCAGTTCACATCTTCGCGCAAATTCCTCACTATCTCACCAATTGTTCTGTAAGTATGTTTGCAGCTTATATTGAAAAGTCATCTGCAGTGCTGGACAGTTTGCAGGTTTTCTTTCATTAGGATGGCTAGTTGGAATGGGTCCATTTATGACTCACTGGTTCAAACTGGGAATCTTCTGGCCTTCTCTTTAGACCATCTGAGAACAATTTTAGGAAAATtgacctgtcaagctttccgttCTCACATGGCTCGTATGCAGTTTATAAATataacggtggcagatttaccactagaaacttttagtcatttttaaaacatgatttcAGACAGTGGTAGACAAAAGTCAGCTTCTCATTTCTGGCCAGCCTCTTTGATTTTGTCGGCTGAAACGACAACTGCCGCTagcatattttataagctgtagctagctagctaattaagctaacgttagcttcatgACTTGGTTGAAAATGCTGTCTCTGGCTGACTGTTTAAAGTTGCcagctgactcattttaaaacaagaatccTTTAaaggggtcttaaatatgcacttga
This sequence is a window from Siniperca chuatsi isolate FFG_IHB_CAS linkage group LG10, ASM2008510v1, whole genome shotgun sequence. Protein-coding genes within it:
- the ormdl2 gene encoding ORM1-like protein 2 codes for the protein MNVGVAHSEVNPNTRVMNSRGIWLTYLLLTVVLHIVLLSIPFFTVPLVWTLTNVIHNLVMYLFLHTVKGTPFETPDQGKARLLTHWEQMDYGVQFTSSRKFLTISPIVLYILASFYTKYDPTHFLINTSSLLSVLLPKLPQFHGVRIFGINKY